A region of the Silene latifolia isolate original U9 population chromosome 9, ASM4854445v1, whole genome shotgun sequence genome:
TTGTGATCGGTATAAATTCGACAATGAACTCCAACaaggtaatgtctccatgtcttcaaggcatgcaCCACGGTAGCTAACTCAAGATCATAAGTCGGATAGTTCAACTCATGAACTCTCAGCtgtcgagaagcataagcaataacccttcgATTTTGCATCAAGTCACAACCTAAAccatgctttgaagcatcacaataaacatcgtagtccacaccatcctcaggtaaggtcaacaccggagcggtagtcaacctagtcttcaactccaagaaggcattctcacactcatcggtccacacaaacttagactccttcttcaacaattgagtcatcggtctagctaacttagagaaatctttcacaaatcgacGGTAATAACCAGCCAAACCAAGAAAACTTCGAATCTCAGACACATCTTTCGGACTCTTCCAATCAATAACAGCCTCAATCTtagcaggatctaccataacaccatctttggatatgacatgtccaagaaaagttacttgatgcaaccaaaattcacatttagagaactTAGAAAACCACTTTTGTTGACTTAGAATGTCTAAGATGATATGGaggtgtttggcatgttcttcatcattctttgagaaaatcaagatatcatcaatgaacaccacaacacacttatcgaggtactcactaaaggtacgattcatttgatccatgaagatagcaggagcattagtcaatccgaaaggcatcactttaaattcgaaatgaccatatctcgtgctgaaagcagtcttaggaatatcggaTTCACGAaccggaatttgatgataacccgatctgagatcaatcttagaaaaggtagaagcaccacgtaattgatcaaagagatcatcaattcgtggaagaggatacttgttcttaattgtcacacgattgagttcacgataatcgatgcaaagtcgcatagatccatcctttttcttcacaaagAGGACGGGGGAACCCCAAGGAGAAGCACTAGGCCTAATGAAGCCTTTCTCAATCAAATCATCAAGTTGaactctcaactccttcaattcggaaggtgccatacgataaggagctttagcaataggtcCAGTTCCGGGAACTAGATCGATGGAGAATTCAACATCTCTTTCAGGAGGAATCCCGGATAATTCATCGGGAAAGACATCAGGATATTCACAAACAATAGGAACATCCTTcaaaggaggaggagaaggattAGAAGTAGTCACTACACATAGAAATGCTTGATGACCCTTCTTCAACGCATTGACCATTGTCATGGCCGAGATCAACTTCACACCAGTTTGCTTTCTAACTCCTTGATAAGATACGCGAGTACCCAAAGGGCTTTTAAGAATAATCTTTTGATCTCGACATTcgaatcgagcatgataagtgaataaccaatccatgcccaaaataatATCAAACTCTTCAAGCGGAAATCGAAGGAGATTAGCCGGGAAAATAGACCCCGCTATTGATATGGAAACATTTGAATAGATATAAGAACAAGAGAAGATGTCGCCGGAAGGTAaagatatagatgtgctttcacCAAGTGAAGGTTCAAGAGATAATTTGTCGGAGAGTCTCATCGATAGAAATGACAAAGAAACACCTGTATCGAATAAaaccaaacaaggaacatcaaatATCGAGAACGTACCGGTGACTATGTCTGGGTGTGCCTCAGCCTCAGCATGGCTCATCACAAAGATACGACCTCTCGGCCTCTCAGGAACAGCAggtgtagtagtagtagtagtcttcTTCTCAGGACACTCATTAGCCTTGTGTCCAGGCTTGTTGCAGAAGAAACACACAAATGGCTTATCAAAGCAACCAACTCCGGGATGCATCAGCTTCTTACAATGGTAGCACATACGAGGCTTGAAATTTTTGTTGTGGTTAGGAGGTTGAACACGAGCACCTTGATTTGCTTGTCTACTCGGAACAAACTGCCTCTTGTTAGGATAAGAGGGAGAAGAAGTAGGGAAATGGGGCCTAgaaggagcaacataaggcctagaAGTGGAGTAGAATGGCCTCTTGCCAAAGTAAGTATTAGAAGCACGAGCCTCTTCATCAATAGCCCGAATAGAGCTCTCAGCCCATAGTGCATCATCATAGATTGAGATAAAGGATGTAGAATCTCTACGAATCATGCTCTTAAGCTTTGGAGTAAGCTTGTCAAGGTAAAAGAAAGCTTTTTCATCTTCATTTTTGACAAGTCTAGAAGCATAGTGAAAAAGTTCATTGAATTTATCGGTAAAGGCTTGAACAgaaagacttccttgcttcaaatcCATGAACtctttaagcctttgttgtttcaactcttttggATATAACCTAGCCTCAACTAGATCCTTAAAGCGATCTCAACCAAAGCCAAGCTCAAGAGTGGAAGTAGGACTAGTCATGGACCACCATCTATTAGCTTCTTTCACAAAGAAATGAGAAGCCAATTTCACTTTGTCTTCTTCACGAACATCATACAAGGCAAAGCTTTTCTCCAATTCACGAAACCATTTGGTGAGTGCCACAGGGTCTACTTCACCACCATAAGTTTGAGTTTTGTTTCGAGTCAATTGACTTGCCACCCAAGTGTAAGAACCAGGTCTTTCGCCTTCTAGAGGGAAGGGAGGAGGTTGGTTTTGTTGGTTTTGTTGTATGTTTTGCTGGTTCTGGAGAATCTGAGTAAGAgcttgtaagattgcattatcaacGTTTCTTGTAGGAGCCATTTTGCAAAAGAGAACATTAATTAGCACCTAataaatagcaatcacaaagagactacaacataaagtcttaagtctacccatcctacccatctctcgagtttattatttgaaggtcaagttatttatattggggtgcacaaacgtgcgtcgggagcaaataagctctgataccaattgtgacaccctccTTTATTgtggaaaagtaaacacataattctagataaaaactgcatggatatgtttgtaataggttcatttgggtaaaaacctgtaatttttaaaatcgAAAACGAAACCataacctgttataaaaatattcaaatgggaaggtgtcaaacatgcaaggtctaaaataaatctcataaataaaacattgCTAAAGTCGCGGAACAAAGTTagacaacccaaatatgaaaaagagagacatatgtccctaaaaagtatatgacataaaaagtgttgggtcacaataaaataaagccaatctaggtcccaaggttactttgctcgctagctcgtccatgtaccccatatatgcatcacctacctatcaatcgcattttatacaaatacgaaagccacagtcagtggggagtaactccgagttctcccagccacgaaatggcatagttaatataacatgtaaacataagaatatgaatatgaacaacacatagccttagaatacaaatgcaagacaatcatgcttatcatgtgaacaagaatataaacaacacatagtcctagcatgtgaatactagactgactcatactacactatcatgtgaatcacataacatccaggaatccaaacccTATCAACcgtagccggcttgcatctcaccttctacgACTCATAggatcatcaaacaagaaaggacaatatatctagagacatacataagttcttaggacggtcaatagtcactctgtaactcgagtctataccacgaggtaaggtaaataTACCCTATTCGTCCTAGACCTGCGCAGACCTAAAGACACGCGGATACAATCCACCGCATCCAAGACTCacgataaaaccacatgagtacacctaaggagtccaccaaagggttggctagtacttaagctgaccacctACTCTAAGGTAGGGCAaagaggtcatgccccaacttggatataaacccaccaagctaggacacagaggctattaagccgcaaacatacactcgtcaaagactacaatggcctatctatgacgaaggccgaaatactcacctaggacctagtcccagcttgaatactttagcccacaccacacaagacaagtaggacacccaattaaccataagaggggcaaagagtccaaacttgcacacacaaatgatcatacacaccctagcatatgaaaggctacgcaagagcatattcagctgacaatccaacaatatctccaatatcaatattAATCCAagttccagctaaccaacagtaccataatccatgagaacaagctaaaatggcaaagaggcaacaagactcaagcatagggcatccaaagcatccaacaaccaacatgtgaaatgataatcacaaatatcaaggcatcaacataaaacatctaataacaaccaatctcacctcaaagacaaaccctcgacccgagtcccgcgacgggtcatcggtcaaatcgaggctgaccggtttaaacctggtttgaccaaactcgttcggtcaatctggcccagcttagagtcttggcctactttggcccaaatcacaaaattcatcacaatatcattctcatgccatttccaatttctatcatgtgaaaaactatcaacataaggaaatatattccaacttacaaaatatccaattcaattaaattctcgcataataatgattacccacatgccaaaaataccaaaatacataaatacgcaaacaaaagacccaagacccgacccacACAACGGGCCATGAACCGGGTCAGACCGGGCCTGAACCGGGCTGTTTTGGTTCGGTTCTCTTGGTCAAAACAAGTCTCCATTTGCAATTTGTTCCAACATCAATACAACATCCCTTTTAAGCAACATTCAAcaatattcattccgtttcaacacttaaacatgtgaaaaacaacatatttaacaaactttaacaacaacaattcatgtgaaaattaaagttaacatgttattaatcacataagcatccaacacatcataaacaacactaatgtgacattatttcgtcgagtaactcagaatagttaccttaagctagaaagagagcaaaataaacttgagaaagatcCTATAGACCgaaattatgcatcatcttccacaatatatgagtctcctaactcatcttcattttctttacctataagaacaacaaaaacacataaattagtcctaaattcgaaaccctaaaaagataagacccgaaacaaaattgggggaaacgaaaataaagcttactagtagatgaggattgaagagaggattctaaatatataagttttatgcaaattggtggagaaatgaaggatttatggtggttttagagattgtaaggaggttattttgagaggaatttggttgtttgatgaaaggaagagagagagagtgaattatggaggaatgAATTGAAGAGTGAAGACCCCTAGAGGGTGAATAGTGCCCGGATGAACAGTACCAGACAGTCAAAGGGTGAGTCGGGTCAACTTGTTTTGTTCGCGGTTTGGGTTTGTtttgacggtaattagaaatattcgtcgaacgcgatttccgaaaacgctaaagttcttaaacacgattttactaaaagattaagtactcatatgcctaATATCCAAACTTTTTTACcaaacgaccgtaagaaatggaaaatcccaattttaggACTTtcatccgaaatctattttatcaaaggaaaaagtttaaatatagtttaaatcacttttaaacatttctaaactatcaaaaatagttatatttcttcaaaataaaataagattatattttatcaaataaattttatttcaaataaattaatattaaattaaaatagattaaaatattactcttaaaatataataaaggtcttcaaatttacggggtgttacaaagatcgatttcgttttgggtttgtttgttttgtttgttgattaacaataatgaaaatgtaaactatatgataaaagggaGTATAGGGGAGTCGGGttacacatgcaaaggtaaatatatgatCATGTTAAACTCGGTATCAACAAcattgttaattgtttaggcttagagacacccaccttacggcattagtgtcaaccatagaccgggtcctagagaaactctcgtccatgactaggtcgtcctactacacatgcttagtctaattcaattccgtgcctctcgactttagaacgaatgaacaaacttaatcgatgaataaggcctttaaacatagattaaacgtgacgatgcaaacatgtgatagaaacaattaaacaatattatgtcaacctaatttaacattttatatacttgattttgcatggcttccctagcccttagactaaggaaatttagctactcataatgcaaTGTAAACTAATAACTTTGTTGTAAGAAATGCTAAACGTGATTGTATGAACTATATATGCTAAATGATATACCAATTacatgtaataaaaatactactAATGTAATATAATAAACGTGCTAACGAAAAACTATGCGATaactaaatagaaatgtaaaattgtaaactagaaatagaaataccgTAATGGAAATTAACTTGTATTGCAAAGAAGAGagtagaaccaaatgcttgaatatatAAATAACCAAGTGTTTGataaccaaatgcttaacaatattgaaaacaaatatgaaaactattgagagaattatgcttaaggctattgtaaagtATGAAAGACGTAAGAATGAGATGATCCTCAGCTTTGGAGTGCCTCCCCATTATATAGGGGAGGGAAATGAAACGTAAACAATATGCGAACAgcaaaccccgatcggggttgccagcccctATCGGGGGCGTGTGTTTCCGGAttaattctcttaattcctcgATTAATTGCTCGAGGAATCTCTATGTTTATgtttaatgctccttaatcatCCGGTAATGCTCTAAATTCATAGCATCCTAAGCTTCTTGGTATCCaatgctttccaccttgacttggacttgaatttgggcttgactttgattgttggcaatATTTACATTACTCACATTGGTCCATCAATTTCTTGATGTAAAACCCATGCAAATACTCCATGCTAGTCCAATCTTGTTCCtacttagcttagtgaacttgatGTATGATAATGTTgaatcatatagcttatatgtttatgttttgatgatgtcaagagtgttctatattttatatacttgttgcgcgtaatcgtttgtctaagtattTTAGATTCAAATCATCTAAAGCAATAAAGGAAGTTGTGACAAAAGTATACAAGTCTCCATTGAAGATTAAATgatgtgaagattcattcaagatttatatgaagacgaagtccgtctagaagattaatcaagcttggatgatgacgtagcctatactcgaagatctctctgaagattagaatagtataggtgtttatctcgtaatgataatcaagaatgagtttcttaaattagtaaagttatagctttgcagctataacattacttgtaaaagagctcaatgttatagctcttctactataacattgagatgctgagtttttacacacgacttatattgtttcgaaaattgtttttataatagtttaaagtttattttaaatgttttaatgaaagtatttatataataaagcccggtttagtgagaaGTTCGGTTTTGTATTGGACGTTGATTAGTAGTCAtgatgggtcaacttatgagttggactttgctactaattagggtttcaacaaaacttatcttaaaacctaaattctaacccatatgttaaaactagggtttgcacgagtcacaaggcatatgagccgtgacatttcgtgttacctagggtatattaggtaaagattttattctataataatatctttacatatcttatatattttacttaacatatttatttatgataagagatattcttgttttaggaaatcttatcataatcttaaaatttatagtaaagataatatttgaatagattatattctatctcttgaaatattttttattatcttttaaagTTTTTatgaaagagataataagaagatatgattaatttacatatcttattatttccggctattagggtttgtgcaaaaaccgtgtggcctactccttttttcctataaatactttgcttttttcaacatctaaaagagagaccttaagcataaaaattgatttttaattTACAAAGCAAACTGTGTGTTTTCaaacagaaaaaccgatttgttattttgaaaaggtcgtgtgtttttaaAGCTggcatacttgttcttattttatcgttataagataatagtgcttagttgatttcttacttgttaattaacgtgaacctttgttagaatcattagtgctttcttattagcgtaagttagtcactcgagtatttaacggtactcattgagttacagctagagttagttgtacgagctgggttagtaaatttgtaatccgtagaaaggtactaaatttattaatcgagaatagtggacgtaggtttcgacttgtgaaactgaaccactttaaaaaccgtgtgtctcttcgttatttcgtttatttcgcttactttcattagttgattagttaaggtttaatcaataaacattaaataatcaattacatacgcataatcgaaaaagctttaaaaagttttaaatcctcaattcacccccctcttgagtattttggatcaatagactcttcaattggtatcagagcctcgtactcttgattgcctaaccgcaaagaggctgatctatcttgattttcatttatcttatcgttttatattccgctgcctatcacgtgataaatggattccaaatatctcaaatgtccgtctttgatgggaagaattatggattgtggaaaaacatgatgattcactatgtgaaaggtcacgattgggagtgctggaggatgattcaaaacggaccgcacaaaattcttgtggcatccgaggaaggcactacctatgaaaataaagaagaggactatgtcgaggacGACTACAAGAAGGTCGAAAataactccaaagcaataagtctcctgcaaaacggaatgacttatACTGCGTTTGATCGattctcttcatgttccacggccaagaagatatgggatgggcttgaattagcttattagggtacttccattgttaggaagcaccgaatagatttgcttatgcaaaaatatgagctattcattatggagcctaatgagtccttagatagcatgtctgcaaggttttcaagcatcataaacgaactgaaaaacctaggtaggaaa
Encoded here:
- the LOC141601349 gene encoding uncharacterized protein LOC141601349 → MDLKQGSLSVQAFTDKFNELFHYASRLVKNEDEKAFFYLDKLTPKLKSMIRRDSTSFISIYDDALWAESSIRAIDEEARASNTYFGKRPFYSTSRPYVAPSRPHFPTSSPSYPNKRQFVPSRQANQGARVQPPNHNKNFKPRMCYHCKKLMHPGVGCFDKPFVCFFCNKPGHKANECPEKKTTTTTTPAVPERPRGRIFVMSHAEAEAHPDIVTGTFSIFDVPCLVLFDTGVSLSFLSMRLSDKLSLEPSLGESTSISLPSGDIFSCSYIYSNVSISIAGSIFPANLLRFPLEEFDIILGMDWLFTYHARFECRDQKIILKSPLGTRVSYQGVRKQTGVKLISAMTMVNALKKGHQAFLCVVTTSNPSPPPLKDVPIVCEYPDVFPDELSGIPPERDVEFSIDLVPGTGPIAKAPYHGVMVDPAKIEAVIDWKSPKDVSEIRSFLGLAGYYRRFVKDFSNYRGACLEDMETLPCWSSLSNLYRSQEFEKLEISLVGKGFDYLSVLSAETDFYREIRTCLPEDATFKMYVPRVAELRKKILDEAHLYPYYIHLGGDKMYKDLKLQF